The proteins below are encoded in one region of Bosea sp. BIWAKO-01:
- a CDS encoding ABC transporter substrate-binding protein yields the protein MSTNPFRPTMLSRRGMSRALGALGLAAACLTGAGTAFAQTAVRFTLDWRFEGPAALFLMAQEKGYFKAEGLDVTIDTGNGSREAIPRVASGTYDAGFGDVNSLIRFRDENPSVDLKAVMMVYDRPPFSIVGRKSRGISADVKSLEGKKFGAPAADAAFAQWPIFKTVNKLDDSKMRMENVGFPVREPMLASGEVDAVFGFANSSYINLKSRGVPVDDIVTMLMSDYGVELYGNVVMVSPKFAAEKPEAVRALLRAITKGVRDTVADPELGGKLVIQRNDVAKLEVEVERLKMTIAQNVMTPAVKADGFGGIDKARWERALDQIGLTFTFKDKTKAGAAFDDSYLPPVAERKF from the coding sequence ATGTCGACGAACCCGTTCCGCCCCACGATGCTCTCCCGGCGCGGGATGAGCCGTGCGCTGGGCGCCCTGGGGCTCGCCGCAGCCTGCCTGACCGGCGCGGGTACCGCTTTCGCTCAGACCGCCGTTCGCTTCACGCTCGACTGGCGCTTCGAAGGCCCGGCTGCGCTGTTTCTGATGGCGCAGGAGAAGGGCTATTTCAAAGCCGAGGGCCTCGACGTCACGATCGACACGGGCAACGGCTCGCGCGAAGCGATCCCGCGGGTGGCGTCCGGCACCTACGATGCCGGCTTCGGCGACGTGAATTCGCTGATCCGGTTCCGCGACGAGAATCCCAGCGTCGATCTGAAGGCGGTGATGATGGTCTATGACCGGCCGCCCTTCTCGATCGTCGGCCGCAAGAGCCGTGGCATCAGCGCCGACGTGAAGAGCCTCGAGGGCAAGAAATTCGGCGCGCCGGCGGCGGACGCGGCCTTTGCGCAATGGCCGATCTTCAAGACCGTCAACAAGCTCGACGACAGCAAGATGCGGATGGAGAATGTCGGCTTCCCCGTGCGTGAGCCGATGTTGGCCTCAGGCGAGGTCGACGCGGTGTTCGGCTTCGCGAACTCCTCCTATATCAACCTGAAATCACGCGGCGTGCCCGTCGACGACATCGTCACCATGCTGATGTCGGATTACGGCGTCGAGCTCTACGGCAATGTCGTGATGGTCTCCCCGAAATTCGCGGCTGAAAAACCCGAGGCCGTGCGCGCGCTGCTCCGGGCGATCACCAAGGGCGTTCGCGACACGGTGGCCGACCCGGAACTCGGCGGCAAGCTCGTGATCCAGCGCAACGATGTCGCCAAGCTCGAGGTCGAGGTCGAGCGCCTCAAGATGACGATCGCCCAGAATGTCATGACGCCAGCGGTCAAGGCCGATGGCTTTGGCGGTATCGACAAGGCGCGCTGGGAGCGGGCGCTCGACCAGATCGGGCTGACCTTCACGTTCAAGGACAAGACGAAGGCCGGGGCGGCTTTCGATGACAGCTACCTGCCGCCTGTGGCCGAGCGGAAGTTCTGA
- a CDS encoding GTP-binding protein, producing MPDMTGSDQRPIPIPLTLLTGFLGAGKTTLLNRLLKDPALADTLVIVNEFGEIGLDHLMIEGVEENMVLLASGCLCCTIRDDLIVTLEDLLRRRDNNRIAPFKRVVIETTGLADPAPILNVLINHPYLAMRFRLDGVVTLVDAVNGMATLDAHEEARKQVVAADRIVLTKADLVADRQEVERLRRRLLALNPGITLLAPDASAADLISAGLYDLADRPQALRDWLAVEALAAGSGGHHHHDHHAQEHEHEHGHDHHHHDMNRHDESIRAFSLTSDAPINLATFELFWTLLRSTHGAKLLRLKGLVAIAEHPGQPLLVHAVQQILHPPIVLGSWPDADQRSRLVLIVKDLDEAMVQRLWAAFLGQASATLTPPRATAAG from the coding sequence ATGCCCGACATGACCGGTAGCGACCAGAGACCCATCCCGATCCCGCTGACCTTGCTCACCGGTTTCCTTGGAGCCGGCAAGACGACCCTGCTCAACCGGTTGCTCAAGGACCCCGCGCTTGCCGATACCCTCGTGATCGTCAACGAATTCGGCGAGATCGGGCTCGACCATCTGATGATCGAGGGTGTCGAGGAGAACATGGTTCTGCTCGCCTCCGGCTGCCTCTGCTGCACCATCCGCGATGACCTCATCGTCACGCTGGAAGACCTCTTGCGCCGCCGCGACAACAATCGCATCGCGCCGTTCAAACGCGTGGTGATCGAGACTACGGGCCTTGCCGACCCGGCGCCGATCCTCAATGTCCTGATCAACCACCCCTATCTCGCCATGCGCTTCAGGCTCGACGGCGTCGTCACGCTGGTCGATGCCGTCAACGGCATGGCGACGCTCGACGCCCATGAGGAAGCGCGCAAACAGGTGGTCGCGGCCGACAGGATCGTGCTGACCAAGGCGGATCTGGTCGCGGATCGCCAGGAGGTTGAGCGACTGCGCCGGCGACTCCTGGCGCTCAATCCCGGGATCACCCTTCTCGCGCCGGATGCGTCGGCTGCGGACCTGATCAGCGCCGGCCTCTACGACCTTGCCGACAGGCCCCAGGCCCTGCGGGACTGGCTTGCGGTCGAGGCTCTGGCGGCCGGCTCAGGCGGCCATCACCATCACGATCATCATGCCCAGGAACACGAACACGAACACGGGCATGACCATCATCATCATGATATGAACAGGCATGACGAGAGCATTCGTGCCTTTTCGCTGACATCAGATGCTCCGATCAACCTGGCAACCTTCGAGCTGTTCTGGACCTTGCTGCGCTCGACCCACGGGGCGAAGCTCCTGCGTCTGAAGGGGCTCGTCGCCATCGCCGAACATCCCGGCCAGCCGCTGCTGGTCCATGCGGTCCAGCAGATCCTGCATCCCCCGATCGTGCTCGGCAGTTGGCCTGATGCCGACCAACGCTCGCGCCTGGTCCTCATCGTCAAGGACCTCGACGAGGCGATGGTGCAGCGCCTCTGGGCTGCTTTCCTCGGTCAGGCTTCGGCGACGCTTACGCCTCCGCGCGCAACAGCCGCCGGATGA
- a CDS encoding AMP-binding protein — MLPDLRDYGRLRETFQWRIPERYNIAVDVCDRWAAREPDRPAILEVSPHWTVTPVSFGRLRSQSNRLATALSMRGVGVGDRVAILLPQGEAVLTAHLAAYKLGAIAVPLAALFGVDALAYRLRDSGASALITNAAGLMKVRQIAEPLPDLDLMVSTDGAWAGAEDWGQLLADASEGFSVADTGPDDPALMIYTSGTTGNPKGALHGHRVLPGHLPGVQMVHEFLPMPGDLAWTPADWAWAGGLLNMLLPALHFGVPVVARAHTRFDPEDAFRLMADLGIRNAFIPPTALRMLRSVDKPREHFDLKLRTVAAAGEALGAETLNWGREALGLTINEAYGQTECNLVLSSCATIGVSRPGFIGKPTPGHEVAIIRPDGSECAPNEEGQIAIRRPNPVMFLGYWRRPEATVDKFIGDWMTTGDQAVRDADGYVRFVGRDDDVITSSGYRIGPGEIEDCLLKHPAVSLAAVVGKPDELRTEIVKAFVVPNAGFAPSPDLAGELQRFVRERLSAHEYPREIAFREELPLTTTGKIIRRLLRAEA, encoded by the coding sequence ATGCTTCCCGATTTGCGCGATTACGGCCGCCTGCGCGAGACCTTCCAGTGGCGGATTCCAGAGCGCTACAACATTGCTGTCGATGTCTGTGATCGCTGGGCCGCACGGGAGCCCGACCGTCCGGCCATTCTCGAGGTCTCGCCTCACTGGACGGTAACGCCGGTCAGCTTCGGCCGCCTGCGATCGCAATCGAACCGACTGGCGACGGCGCTGTCGATGCGCGGCGTCGGCGTCGGAGATCGGGTCGCGATCCTGCTGCCGCAGGGAGAGGCCGTGCTCACCGCACATCTCGCCGCCTATAAGTTGGGCGCCATCGCGGTGCCGCTGGCCGCGCTCTTCGGGGTCGATGCGCTGGCCTACCGCCTGCGCGATTCCGGCGCGAGCGCGCTCATCACCAATGCAGCGGGCTTGATGAAGGTTCGGCAGATTGCCGAGCCGCTGCCCGATCTCGACCTGATGGTGTCCACGGATGGCGCCTGGGCGGGCGCCGAGGACTGGGGGCAGCTGCTGGCGGATGCGAGCGAGGGTTTCTCGGTCGCGGACACCGGGCCCGACGATCCGGCCCTGATGATCTACACCTCCGGCACCACGGGCAACCCGAAGGGTGCGCTGCACGGCCACAGGGTTCTGCCGGGGCACCTGCCTGGTGTGCAGATGGTGCACGAGTTCCTGCCGATGCCAGGCGACCTTGCATGGACGCCGGCCGACTGGGCCTGGGCCGGCGGTCTGCTCAACATGCTGCTGCCGGCGCTGCATTTCGGCGTTCCGGTCGTGGCGCGCGCGCATACCCGCTTCGACCCCGAAGATGCCTTTCGGCTGATGGCCGATCTCGGCATCCGCAATGCCTTCATTCCGCCGACAGCGCTCCGGATGCTGCGCAGTGTGGACAAGCCGCGCGAGCACTTTGACCTGAAGCTGCGCACGGTCGCGGCCGCTGGCGAAGCGCTTGGGGCCGAGACGCTGAACTGGGGGCGCGAGGCGCTGGGGCTGACGATCAACGAGGCCTATGGCCAGACCGAGTGCAATCTCGTGCTGTCGTCCTGCGCGACGATCGGTGTCAGCCGGCCGGGCTTCATCGGCAAGCCGACGCCCGGCCACGAGGTCGCGATCATCCGGCCCGATGGCTCGGAATGCGCGCCGAACGAGGAAGGGCAGATTGCCATCCGGCGGCCGAACCCGGTGATGTTCCTCGGCTATTGGCGCCGGCCGGAGGCGACGGTCGACAAGTTCATCGGCGACTGGATGACCACCGGCGACCAGGCCGTGCGCGATGCCGATGGTTATGTCCGCTTCGTCGGCCGTGACGACGATGTCATCACCTCATCAGGGTATCGGATCGGGCCGGGGGAGATCGAGGACTGCCTGCTGAAGCATCCGGCGGTTTCGCTGGCTGCGGTCGTCGGCAAGCCGGACGAGCTCCGGACCGAGATCGTCAAGGCCTTCGTCGTGCCGAATGCCGGCTTCGCGCCTTCGCCCGATCTGGCCGGCGAACTTCAGCGCTTCGTACGCGAGCGACTCTCGGCGCATGAGTATCCGCGCGAGATTGCCTTCCGCGAGGAATTGCCGCTGACGACGACCGGCAAGATCATCCGGCGGCTGTTGCGCGCGGAGGCGTAA
- a CDS encoding helix-turn-helix transcriptional regulator, with amino-acid sequence MLNTHDALFRTLADPTRRGIFERLCREGEQTVGALTAQAGISQPAVSKHLGILKQAGLVRDRHEGRQTHYSAQIGALGPLIDWTNQMAGFWHSKFDDLEDLLKRMDQ; translated from the coding sequence ATGCTGAACACGCACGACGCGCTCTTCAGGACGCTCGCCGATCCGACGCGGCGGGGCATTTTCGAACGGCTGTGTCGCGAAGGTGAGCAGACAGTCGGGGCACTGACCGCTCAAGCCGGGATCTCGCAACCGGCGGTTTCAAAGCATCTCGGCATTCTGAAGCAGGCCGGGTTGGTGCGGGATCGTCATGAAGGGCGGCAGACGCATTATAGCGCGCAAATCGGCGCCCTGGGCCCACTGATCGACTGGACGAACCAAATGGCCGGGTTCTGGCACAGTAAATTCGACGACCTCGAAGACCTGCTGAAGAGGATGGACCAATGA
- a CDS encoding DUF1801 domain-containing protein — protein MTGMSGKPEQATENEVAEPVAEKRTKPRKSALKAQLGEVVLLSGGNPQIAKGYGAAPVQAYIAAMPGWKSDVGRRLDAIIERTVPGARKAVKWNSPFYGVGEQDQGWFLGFHCLTTYVKVAFFRGASLSPVPPGASKQKEVRYLDIHEGELDEAQFAAWVKQASQLPGEKM, from the coding sequence ATGACCGGGATGTCCGGGAAGCCGGAGCAGGCCACGGAGAACGAGGTCGCCGAACCGGTTGCCGAGAAGCGGACCAAGCCGCGCAAATCGGCGTTGAAGGCGCAGCTGGGCGAGGTCGTCCTTCTTTCGGGTGGCAATCCCCAGATTGCCAAGGGATATGGTGCGGCCCCCGTGCAGGCCTATATCGCGGCCATGCCGGGCTGGAAAAGCGATGTCGGACGCCGCCTCGATGCCATCATCGAGCGCACCGTTCCCGGCGCGCGCAAGGCGGTCAAATGGAATTCGCCCTTCTATGGTGTCGGGGAGCAGGACCAAGGCTGGTTCCTCGGCTTTCATTGCCTCACGACATACGTCAAAGTTGCGTTCTTCCGCGGCGCATCGCTGAGCCCTGTTCCGCCCGGCGCGTCCAAACAGAAGGAGGTGCGCTATCTCGATATCCATGAGGGCGAACTCGATGAGGCGCAGTTCGCCGCCTGGGTGAAACAAGCGAGCCAGCTGCCCGGCGAGAAAATGTAA
- a CDS encoding EamA family transporter, with amino-acid sequence MSFTLFWIPATIVASLLQTARNLTQRSLTEVIGVVGATQVRFLFGLPFALLFLLLVCLGLGRLPPQISLATLGITSWGALTQIAATALMLAAMRERSFAVTTAYTKTEPVQVAIFGALLLGDALSPAKFAAIVIATAGVVLVSWKPGEKLSRAGLRPALLGIGSGACFALSAIGYRGAIQSLPDGDFLIRATTTLALGLGLQTLILTLYMLIANRKALVLSLKNWRRSLTAGFLGAAASQFWFIGFSLTTAANVRTLALIEVPLAQIASRKMFSEGTTRRELLGMAMIVFGVGLLLMLAI; translated from the coding sequence GTGAGCTTTACCCTCTTCTGGATCCCGGCCACGATCGTCGCCTCGCTGCTGCAGACAGCGCGCAACCTCACCCAGCGCTCGCTGACGGAGGTGATTGGCGTCGTCGGCGCGACGCAGGTGCGCTTCCTGTTCGGCCTGCCCTTCGCATTGCTGTTTCTGCTCCTCGTCTGCCTCGGCCTGGGGCGTCTGCCGCCGCAGATCAGCCTTGCGACGCTCGGCATCACGAGCTGGGGGGCGCTGACCCAGATCGCGGCCACGGCCCTGATGCTGGCGGCGATGAGAGAGCGCTCCTTCGCCGTGACCACCGCCTATACCAAGACGGAGCCGGTCCAGGTGGCGATCTTTGGAGCGCTGCTGCTCGGGGATGCGCTGAGCCCGGCGAAATTCGCAGCGATCGTGATCGCAACAGCGGGTGTCGTCCTGGTCTCCTGGAAGCCGGGCGAGAAGCTGAGCCGGGCGGGCCTGCGTCCCGCGCTGCTCGGCATCGGTTCGGGCGCCTGCTTCGCGCTGTCGGCCATCGGCTATCGTGGCGCGATCCAGTCGCTGCCGGATGGCGATTTCCTGATCCGGGCGACGACGACCCTGGCCCTGGGGCTGGGCCTGCAGACGCTGATCCTGACGCTCTACATGCTGATCGCCAACCGCAAGGCGCTGGTCCTGAGCCTGAAGAACTGGCGCCGCTCGCTGACGGCGGGTTTCCTTGGTGCGGCGGCTTCGCAGTTCTGGTTCATCGGCTTCTCGCTGACGACGGCGGCCAATGTCCGGACCCTGGCTCTGATCGAGGTGCCGCTGGCGCAGATCGCCTCGCGCAAGATGTTCTCGGAAGGTACGACGCGGCGCGAACTGCTGGGAATGGCGATGATCGTCTTCGGTGTCGGCCTGCTCCTGATGCTGGCGATTTAG
- a CDS encoding D-alanyl-D-alanine carboxypeptidase family protein → MNVPRLAVLALALSVSAPALAGTSLVVDASSGAVLSSENASQAWHPASTTKMMTAYLALKAVRAGKLGLETAIPASKRAASQPRVKVYIRAGQEVTLDNALRIMMVKSANDIAYVIAEGVGGDVETFVGMMNAEAQRLGMNDTVFTNPNGWHDPNQQVSARDLAVLAMALMREFPDYSDYWNTGSVQLGKQVLQNTNGLVGRYSGIAGMKTGFVCASGFNVVATATRGGRTLIAVVLGALSASERTVKAAQLLDDGFSKWGGSGYTLASLPSGNGGRASNICDEVRRRGGGVALADDSDVSGPIAANAASGSGNDNAMSERFGGPQPQARATGALLTRTPSGRIVLGPRAPMTPVQVSFGRTPGSASAPLAANVTARPDTQFARGGAPVITPGAPVTAGVTAGPATRTASSNGAIPRGTTAFAPSSEDVQPASNAFQSGPMKLQGAIRPGAAAASSLRPGSAAGIKQAARPPARPAPAKPDATAKAKPEAAAKAKAKTKPGQGEPKAQPARTDAAKPPVKPKAKVNDDA, encoded by the coding sequence ATGAACGTTCCCCGCCTCGCTGTTCTCGCCCTTGCCCTGTCCGTCAGCGCTCCGGCCCTCGCCGGCACGAGTCTGGTGGTCGATGCGTCCAGCGGCGCTGTTCTCTCCAGCGAGAATGCCAGCCAGGCCTGGCACCCGGCCTCGACCACGAAGATGATGACCGCCTATCTGGCGCTCAAGGCGGTGCGGGCCGGCAAGCTCGGGCTTGAAACGGCCATCCCCGCCTCGAAGCGGGCGGCGAGCCAGCCGCGCGTCAAGGTCTATATCCGCGCCGGGCAGGAGGTCACGCTCGACAACGCCCTGCGCATCATGATGGTGAAATCGGCCAACGACATCGCCTATGTCATCGCCGAGGGCGTCGGCGGCGATGTCGAGACCTTTGTCGGAATGATGAACGCCGAAGCCCAACGGCTCGGCATGAATGATACGGTCTTCACCAACCCGAATGGCTGGCATGATCCCAACCAGCAGGTCAGCGCCCGCGACCTCGCGGTTCTCGCCATGGCGCTGATGCGCGAGTTCCCGGACTATTCCGATTATTGGAACACCGGCTCGGTTCAGCTCGGCAAGCAGGTTCTGCAGAACACGAACGGCCTCGTTGGCCGCTATTCCGGCATCGCCGGCATGAAGACCGGTTTCGTCTGCGCCTCGGGCTTCAACGTCGTGGCAACAGCTACGCGCGGCGGCCGAACGCTCATCGCGGTCGTGCTGGGTGCGCTGTCGGCGTCCGAACGTACCGTCAAGGCGGCGCAGCTGCTCGATGACGGCTTCTCGAAATGGGGAGGCTCAGGCTACACCCTCGCCAGCCTGCCCTCCGGCAATGGTGGACGCGCCAGCAACATCTGCGACGAGGTTCGCCGCAGAGGCGGCGGCGTAGCGTTGGCGGACGACTCCGACGTGTCCGGTCCCATCGCCGCCAATGCCGCATCCGGGAGCGGCAATGACAACGCCATGAGCGAGCGCTTCGGCGGGCCGCAGCCGCAGGCCCGCGCAACCGGCGCCCTGCTGACCCGCACACCTTCCGGCCGGATTGTCCTGGGGCCGCGCGCGCCGATGACACCGGTACAGGTCTCCTTCGGCCGCACGCCGGGGTCTGCTTCGGCCCCGCTGGCGGCCAACGTCACGGCGCGGCCCGACACGCAGTTCGCTCGCGGCGGCGCCCCGGTCATTACACCCGGAGCCCCCGTTACCGCCGGAGTGACGGCTGGCCCTGCGACCCGCACGGCCTCGAGCAATGGCGCGATTCCGCGCGGGACGACGGCCTTCGCTCCGAGCAGCGAGGATGTCCAGCCTGCATCGAACGCCTTCCAGAGCGGCCCGATGAAGCTGCAGGGCGCGATCCGTCCTGGTGCGGCTGCCGCGTCCAGCCTGCGCCCAGGCTCGGCCGCGGGCATCAAGCAGGCTGCCCGCCCGCCGGCAAGGCCGGCCCCCGCCAAGCCCGATGCGACGGCGAAAGCCAAGCCGGAAGCGGCGGCCAAGGCCAAGGCAAAGACCAAGCCCGGCCAGGGCGAACCCAAGGCTCAGCCGGCCCGCACGGACGCTGCGAAGCCCCCCGTCAAGCCGAAGGCCAAAGTGAACGACGACGCCTGA
- a CDS encoding DMT family transporter, translated as MRAETARTASRHGIALALASAAAYGSNIVSAQLAGQVGLSGPLLVFYRVFIMLALVTGAAWLLRANFQVPRDQYRALLAFGLTSALVGSAYLSSVAFLPVTVAAVIFYTYPVIIVLAEPLLTPARFSIDRLAVALAAFLGVGMVVGPDLHGLDPRGLALALAASLAAAAQFFAGSACAATPLAPKLFWSHLLILPVTAGILAFVGGFAPPSALALAPMAVAITIGGYLVGFLFQVMALARVAPGPAALTFCAEPVFAVGIAAVMLGERVGALQYAGGALVVVAIMANVILEQNRARRVPALSLDR; from the coding sequence GTGCGCGCCGAGACCGCCCGCACCGCCAGTCGACACGGCATCGCCCTGGCGCTTGCCTCGGCTGCCGCCTATGGCAGCAACATCGTCTCGGCCCAGCTCGCGGGCCAGGTCGGTCTGAGCGGGCCGCTGCTGGTCTTTTACCGGGTCTTCATCATGCTTGCGCTGGTGACAGGTGCCGCCTGGCTCCTGCGGGCGAACTTCCAGGTTCCGCGCGACCAATACCGGGCGCTGCTTGCCTTCGGCCTGACCAGCGCTCTCGTCGGCTCGGCCTACCTGTCCTCGGTCGCCTTCCTGCCCGTGACCGTTGCCGCCGTCATCTTCTACACCTACCCGGTCATCATCGTCCTGGCTGAGCCGCTGCTGACGCCTGCGCGTTTCAGCATTGACCGGCTTGCAGTGGCGCTTGCCGCCTTTCTCGGCGTCGGCATGGTCGTCGGGCCCGATCTGCATGGGCTCGATCCGCGCGGGCTTGCGCTGGCGCTCGCAGCCAGCCTTGCGGCCGCGGCACAGTTTTTCGCCGGCTCGGCCTGCGCCGCGACGCCGCTCGCGCCAAAACTGTTCTGGTCGCATCTGCTCATCCTGCCGGTGACGGCGGGCATCCTCGCTTTCGTTGGCGGCTTTGCACCTCCGAGTGCGCTCGCCCTGGCACCGATGGCCGTCGCCATCACCATTGGCGGCTATCTCGTCGGCTTCCTGTTCCAGGTGATGGCATTGGCCCGTGTCGCGCCAGGCCCGGCCGCCCTCACCTTCTGTGCCGAGCCGGTCTTTGCCGTCGGCATCGCCGCCGTGATGCTCGGCGAGCGGGTCGGGGCGCTGCAATATGCGGGAGGCGCCCTTGTCGTCGTCGCGATCATGGCTAATGTAATATTGGAACAAAATCGGGCGCGACGCGTGCCCGCCCTCAGCCTTGATCGATGA
- a CDS encoding ABC transporter ATP-binding protein: MSAFVELHDVTHVYGGGESAPAVDGLSLKIREGEFAAIVGPSGCGKSTMMKLATGLQRPRRGTVIVAGQEVTQPIKITGMAFQNPVMLPWRTTLRNLLLPLEIVEPHRSRLRANKSDYVARAEALLAKVGLEGMGQKFPWQLSGGMQQRASLCRSLIHEPKLLMLDEPFGALDAFTREELWCVIRDLHAERGITVILVTHDLREAVFLADRVFCMSARPGRIIAEREIDFPRPRDLDITYTPEFASVVHELRGHIRTAREAA, encoded by the coding sequence TTGAGCGCCTTCGTCGAACTCCACGACGTCACCCATGTCTACGGCGGAGGCGAAAGTGCTCCCGCCGTCGACGGGCTTTCGCTGAAGATCCGGGAGGGTGAGTTCGCGGCGATCGTCGGCCCCTCCGGCTGCGGCAAGTCCACGATGATGAAGCTCGCGACCGGCCTGCAGCGGCCCAGACGCGGCACGGTCATCGTCGCCGGGCAGGAGGTGACGCAGCCGATCAAGATCACCGGCATGGCTTTCCAGAATCCGGTGATGCTGCCCTGGCGTACGACATTACGGAACCTGTTGCTGCCGCTCGAGATCGTCGAGCCGCATCGTTCGCGCTTGCGCGCCAACAAGTCGGATTATGTCGCCCGGGCCGAGGCTCTGCTCGCCAAGGTCGGGCTCGAGGGCATGGGCCAGAAATTCCCCTGGCAGCTGTCGGGGGGGATGCAGCAGCGCGCCTCGCTGTGTCGCTCGCTGATCCATGAGCCGAAGCTCCTGATGCTGGACGAGCCCTTCGGTGCGCTCGATGCCTTTACGCGCGAAGAGCTCTGGTGCGTGATCCGCGATCTTCATGCCGAGCGCGGCATCACCGTGATCCTGGTGACGCATGATCTGCGCGAGGCCGTCTTCCTGGCCGACCGGGTGTTCTGCATGTCGGCCCGACCGGGGCGGATCATCGCCGAGCGCGAGATCGACTTCCCGCGCCCGCGCGATCTCGACATCACCTATACGCCTGAATTCGCGTCGGTCGTGCATGAGTTGCGCGGCCATATCCGCACGGCGCGGGAGGCGGCATGA
- a CDS encoding SRPBCC domain-containing protein: MNETSTETLSVVVEREIAHPPEKLWRALTQPHLIEEWLMKNNFKPDVGHRFNLSADWGVVECQIQAIEPHKTLTYTWNTKDLESIVTWTLTPTSTGTFLRMEQTGFRPDQQPYYRGAMAGWPRFFGNLEEVMARTD, from the coding sequence ATGAACGAAACGTCGACCGAAACGCTCTCGGTCGTTGTCGAGCGTGAGATAGCGCATCCGCCGGAAAAGCTCTGGCGCGCGCTCACGCAGCCGCATCTCATCGAGGAGTGGCTGATGAAGAACAACTTCAAGCCAGATGTGGGGCACCGGTTCAATCTCAGCGCGGACTGGGGCGTCGTCGAGTGTCAAATACAGGCGATCGAGCCGCACAAGACGCTGACCTACACGTGGAACACCAAGGATCTAGAGAGCATCGTCACCTGGACGCTCACCCCTACGAGCACCGGAACCTTTCTGCGTATGGAACAGACGGGGTTCAGGCCCGACCAGCAGCCGTATTACCGGGGAGCGATGGCTGGCTGGCCGCGGTTCTTTGGAAATCTGGAAGAGGTCATGGCGCGGACCGACTGA
- a CDS encoding Lrp/AsnC ligand binding domain-containing protein, with amino-acid sequence MLDRTDRRILAMLQSDGRIAGVELAEKVGLSPTATGERLKRLSREGYITGYRATLDPLKLGLHLLVFVEVYLDKTTPDAFERFATAVKRAPEVLECHMVAGGFDYLVKTRVADMNAYRRFLGEVLLALPAVRETRTYAVMEEVKTDGALPL; translated from the coding sequence GTGCTTGATCGAACCGACCGGCGGATCCTCGCGATGCTGCAATCCGACGGACGCATTGCCGGCGTCGAACTGGCTGAAAAGGTCGGCCTGTCGCCGACAGCGACCGGCGAGCGACTGAAGCGCCTCTCGCGTGAAGGCTACATCACAGGCTATCGCGCGACGCTCGATCCGCTGAAGCTCGGGCTGCATCTGCTGGTCTTCGTCGAGGTCTATCTCGACAAGACGACGCCCGACGCCTTCGAGCGTTTCGCAACGGCGGTGAAGCGGGCGCCCGAAGTGCTGGAATGCCACATGGTTGCCGGCGGATTCGACTATCTCGTGAAGACGCGGGTGGCCGATATGAACGCCTATCGCCGTTTTCTCGGCGAAGTGCTGCTGGCGCTGCCGGCAGTGCGCGAGACGCGAACCTATGCCGTGATGGAAGAGGTCAAGACCGACGGAGCGCTGCCACTCTAG
- a CDS encoding ABC transporter permease: MKRSLWLRLAPYLFTLGFFAIWEIACRAFAISSFILPPPSAIWTALVQYQKPLYTNAFHTLWMTTAGFVLSIVFGLALGLLVGSSRLIYAGLNPLLVGFNSIPKVAVVPILVIWFGVGWQPPVLTAFVISFFPIVVNVATGLATIEPETEDVLKALGASRYDIMTKVGIPRALPYFFGALKVSITLAYVGSVIGEQNASNLGIGNLITRASADFNVPLIFAALIVLAVLGVLLVAIVDLVERRMTGWARRSQMAND, translated from the coding sequence ATGAAGCGCTCGCTCTGGCTGAGGCTCGCGCCCTATCTGTTCACGCTTGGCTTCTTCGCGATCTGGGAGATCGCCTGCCGCGCCTTCGCGATCTCCTCCTTCATCCTGCCGCCGCCCTCCGCGATCTGGACTGCGCTGGTGCAGTATCAAAAGCCGCTCTACACCAACGCCTTTCACACGCTTTGGATGACCACGGCCGGCTTTGTGCTCTCGATCGTGTTCGGTCTGGCGCTCGGCCTGCTCGTCGGTTCGTCGCGGTTGATTTATGCGGGCCTGAACCCGCTGCTTGTCGGCTTCAACTCGATTCCCAAGGTCGCTGTCGTGCCGATCCTGGTGATCTGGTTCGGGGTCGGCTGGCAGCCGCCGGTGCTGACCGCTTTCGTGATTTCGTTCTTCCCGATCGTCGTCAATGTCGCGACCGGGCTGGCCACGATCGAGCCCGAGACCGAGGATGTGCTGAAGGCACTGGGCGCCAGCCGCTACGACATCATGACCAAGGTCGGGATTCCACGCGCGCTGCCCTATTTTTTCGGGGCGCTGAAGGTTTCGATCACGCTCGCCTATGTCGGCTCGGTGATCGGCGAGCAGAATGCGTCCAATCTCGGCATCGGCAACCTGATCACCCGCGCTTCGGCTGATTTCAACGTGCCGCTGATCTTTGCGGCGCTGATCGTGCTTGCGGTCCTCGGCGTGCTTCTCGTCGCCATCGTCGATCTTGTGGAGCGGCGCATGACGGGCTGGGCCCGGCGTTCGCAGATGGCGAACGACTGA